In Cygnus olor isolate bCygOlo1 chromosome 12, bCygOlo1.pri.v2, whole genome shotgun sequence, one DNA window encodes the following:
- the BCAR1 gene encoding breast cancer anti-estrogen resistance protein 1 isoform X2 — protein MNYLNVLAKALYDNVAESPDELSFRKGDIMTVLERNTQGLDGWWLCSLHGRQGIVPGNRLKILVGMYDKKQQQQQQAAGTGQGQAPSQPPVPQPALPYHHQGGYVPLSPASQYTPMHPAYAPQGDNVYLMPVPSKGQQGLYPGSAPTGQFPPAPVKQSPAYPKQTPPHAFPSPGQEIYQVPPSLSQAADAYPVGSASPPQDIYQVPPSVGQAQDIYQVPPSLDSRSWEGHKPSGKVLLPTRVGQVYVYDSPKGEQDEYDFPRHLHSSGSQEIYDVPPVRGGLPSQVYDTPPMAVKGPNGQDPGQEIYDVPPSVEKNLHQTVYDVPPSVSKDVPDGPVREETYDVPPAFAKQKAFDPSRHPLVLTQQEPYLPEDVYDVPPAAGKCAPEPSLSHEIYDVPPSLKKLSSFPSQEVYDVPRDLHAPSKGSVDTEGEYIYDVPPQVDREAKAADGKRLSASSTGSTRSNISTSSLDVVPVKEQAKGAGKEFSLDLDAAMEMLAKLQHGVGGAVSYLMSFISANWRSAEHMEANAASIRGAVEGVQAALRDLLEFARGAVGNAAQASDRSLYAKLSKQLQKMEEVYQALGRHSQALDACHWAPNALVGGKPGTDDLELFVMYSRGVPDDTKQLASFLHGNASLLFKRTKQVPEGNGHGPTHPSDKASSIQSRPLPSPPKLLAQESPDGPYENNESGWMEDYDYVHLQGKEEFEKTQKELLEKGNIIRQSKDQLEHQQLKQFERLEQEVTRPIDNDLSNWSPPQHYGPARGGGALCAADRQLLLFYLEQCEANLTTLTNAVDAFFTAVSTNQPPKIFVAHSKFIILSAHKLVFIGDTLSRQAKAQDVRHKVTHYSNLLCEMLKEIVVTTKAAALHYPSPAASKDMVERVKDLANSTQQFRMVLGQLAAM, from the exons AACGTGCTGGCCAAGGCGCTGTACGACAATGTGGCCGAGTCCCCGGACGAGCTCTCCTTCCGCAAGGGCGACATCATGACGGTGCTGGAGCGCAACACGCAGGGGCTGGACGGCTGGTGGCTCTGCTCCCTCCACGGCCGTCAGGGCATCGTGCCGGGGAACCGCCTCAAGATCCTGGTGGGCATGTAcgacaagaagcagcagcagcagcaacaagcGGCCGGCACGGGGCAAGGACAGGCACCATCGCAGCCCCCGGTGCCGCAGCCCGCCCTGCCTTACCACCACCAAGGGGGCTATGTCCCGCTGTCGCCCGCCTCGCAGTACACCCCCATGCACCCTGCCTACGCGCCCCAAGGGGACAATGTCTACCTGATGCCGGTCCCTAGCAAGGGACAGCAGGGCCTCTACCCGGGCTCGGCACCCACCGGACAGTTTCCCCCAGCCCCGGTTAAGCAGTCGCCCGCCTACCCGAAGCAGACGCCGCCCCACGccttccccagccccgggcaggaGATCTACCAGGTGCCCCCGTCCCTGAGCCAAGCGGCGGACGCGTACCCCgtgggctctgccagcccccccCAGGATATATACCAGGTCCCTCCCTCGGTGGGCCAGGCTCAAGACATCTACCAGGTGCCCCCGTCTTTggacagcaggagctgggaagggcaCAAGCCCTCGGGAAAG GTCCTGCTGCCCACCCGCGTGGGGCAGGTGTACGTCTACGACTCCCCCAAGGGTGAGCAGGATGAATACGATTTTCCCCGCCACCTCCACTCCTCGGGCTCCCAGGAGATCTACGACGTGCCGCCCGTCCGCGGCGGGCTCCCCAGCCAG GTCTACGACACCCCCCCGATGGCAGTCAAGGGTCCCAACGGGCAGGACCCGGGGCAAGAAATCTACGACGTCCCCCCCAGCGTGGAGAAGAACCTGCACCAAACC GTCTATGATGTGCCGCCCTCCGTCAGCAAGGACGTGCCGGATGGCCCCGTGCGGGAGGAGACCTACGATGTGCCCCCCGCCTTCGCCAAGCAGAAAGCTTTCGACCCGTCCCGCCACCCCCTCGTCCTCACACAGCAGGAGCCCTACCTGCCGGAGGACGTCTACGACGTGCCGCCAGCGGCCGGGAAATGCGCCCCCGAGCCCTCGCTCTCCCACGAGATCTACGATGTGCCCCCCAGCCTCAAGAAGCTGTCGTCCTTCCCCTCCCAGGAGGTGTATGATGTGCCCCGGGACCTGCACGCCCCCAGCAAGGGCTCCGTGGACACGGAGGGCGAGTACATCTACGACGTCCCGCCGCAGGTGGACCGCGAGGCCAAAGCGGCTGACGGCAAGCGGCTCTCGGCCTCCAGCACGGGCAGCACCCGCAGCAACATCTCCACGTCCTCGCTGGACGTGGTGCCTGTGAAGGAGCAGGCCAAAGGGGCTGGCAAAGAGTTCTCCCTGGACTTGGATGCTGCCATGGAGATGCTGGCCAAACTCCAGCATGGCGTCGGCGGCGCCGTCTCCTACCTCATGTCCTTCATCAGTGCCAACTGGCGCAGCGCTGAGCACATGGAGGCCAATGCTGCCAGCATCCGTGGGGCGGTGGAGGGCGTCCAGGCGGCCCTCCGGGACCTGCTGGAGTTTGCCCGGGGGGCGGTGGGCAACGCCGCCCAGGCCTCGGACCGTTCCCTCTATGCCAAGCtcagcaagcagctgcagaagatgGAGGAGGTGTACCAGGCCCTGGGGAGGCACAGCCAGGCGCTGGATGCGTGCCACTGGGCTCCTAACGCTTTGGTGGGTGGCAAGCCGGGCACGGACGACTTGGAGCTCTTCGTCATGTACTCACGCGGCGTGCCTGACGATACCAAGCAGCTGGCCTCCTTCCTGCACGGCAATGCCTCCCTCCTCTTCAAACGGACAAAGCAGGTGCCCGAGGGCAACGGGCACGGGCCCACGCACCCCTCCGacaaggccagcagcatccagtCAcggcccctgccctccccgcccAAGCTGCTGGCGCAGGAGTCACCCGACGGCCCCTACGAGAACAACGAGAGCGGCTGGATGGAGGATTACGACTACGTTCACCTCCAG GGCAAAGAGGAGTTTGAGAAGACccagaaggagctgctggagaaaggCAACATCATCCGGCAGAGCAAGGACCAGCTGGAGCACCAGCAG CTGAAGCAGTTTGAGcggctggagcaggaggtgaCGCGCCCCATTGACAACGACCTGTCCAACTGGAGCCCACCCCAGCACTACGGcccggcgcggggcggcggggcgctgtGTGCCGCCGACCGCCAGCTCCTCCTCTTCTACCTGGAGCAGTGCGAGGCCAACCTCACCACGCTCACCAACGCCGTTGACGCCTTCTTCACTGCCGTCAGCACCAACCAGCCCCCCAAGATCTTTGTGGCCCACAGCAAGTTCATCATCCTCAGCGCCCACAAGCTCGTCTTCATCGGCGACACGCTGTCCCGCCAGGCCAAGGCCCAGGATGTCCGGCACAAGGTCACACACTACAGCAACCTCCTCTGCGAGATGCTCAAGGAGATCGTGGTCACCACCAAGGCGGCTGCGCTCCACTACCCCTCTCCCGCAGCCTCTAAGGACATGGTGGAGCGCGTCAAGGACCTTGCTAACAGCACGCAGCAGTTCAGGATGGTGCTGGGCCAGCTGGCGGCCATGTGA
- the BCAR1 gene encoding breast cancer anti-estrogen resistance protein 1 isoform X1: MNYLNVLAKALYDNVAESPDELSFRKGDIMTVLERNTQGLDGWWLCSLHGRQGIVPGNRLKILVGMYDKKQQQQQQAAGTGQGQAPSQPPVPQPALPYHHQGGYVPLSPASQYTPMHPAYAPQGDNVYLMPVPSKGQQGLYPGSAPTGQFPPAPVKQSPAYPKQTPPHAFPSPGQEIYQVPPSLSQAADAYPVGSASPPQDIYQVPPSVGQAQDIYQVPPSLDSRSWEGHKPSGKVLLPTRVGQVYVYDSPKGEQDEYDFPRHLHSSGSQEIYDVPPVRGGLPSQVSQEVYDTPPMAVKGPNGQDPGQEIYDVPPSVEKNLHQTVYDVPPSVSKDVPDGPVREETYDVPPAFAKQKAFDPSRHPLVLTQQEPYLPEDVYDVPPAAGKCAPEPSLSHEIYDVPPSLKKLSSFPSQEVYDVPRDLHAPSKGSVDTEGEYIYDVPPQVDREAKAADGKRLSASSTGSTRSNISTSSLDVVPVKEQAKGAGKEFSLDLDAAMEMLAKLQHGVGGAVSYLMSFISANWRSAEHMEANAASIRGAVEGVQAALRDLLEFARGAVGNAAQASDRSLYAKLSKQLQKMEEVYQALGRHSQALDACHWAPNALVGGKPGTDDLELFVMYSRGVPDDTKQLASFLHGNASLLFKRTKQVPEGNGHGPTHPSDKASSIQSRPLPSPPKLLAQESPDGPYENNESGWMEDYDYVHLQGKEEFEKTQKELLEKGNIIRQSKDQLEHQQLKQFERLEQEVTRPIDNDLSNWSPPQHYGPARGGGALCAADRQLLLFYLEQCEANLTTLTNAVDAFFTAVSTNQPPKIFVAHSKFIILSAHKLVFIGDTLSRQAKAQDVRHKVTHYSNLLCEMLKEIVVTTKAAALHYPSPAASKDMVERVKDLANSTQQFRMVLGQLAAM; the protein is encoded by the exons AACGTGCTGGCCAAGGCGCTGTACGACAATGTGGCCGAGTCCCCGGACGAGCTCTCCTTCCGCAAGGGCGACATCATGACGGTGCTGGAGCGCAACACGCAGGGGCTGGACGGCTGGTGGCTCTGCTCCCTCCACGGCCGTCAGGGCATCGTGCCGGGGAACCGCCTCAAGATCCTGGTGGGCATGTAcgacaagaagcagcagcagcagcaacaagcGGCCGGCACGGGGCAAGGACAGGCACCATCGCAGCCCCCGGTGCCGCAGCCCGCCCTGCCTTACCACCACCAAGGGGGCTATGTCCCGCTGTCGCCCGCCTCGCAGTACACCCCCATGCACCCTGCCTACGCGCCCCAAGGGGACAATGTCTACCTGATGCCGGTCCCTAGCAAGGGACAGCAGGGCCTCTACCCGGGCTCGGCACCCACCGGACAGTTTCCCCCAGCCCCGGTTAAGCAGTCGCCCGCCTACCCGAAGCAGACGCCGCCCCACGccttccccagccccgggcaggaGATCTACCAGGTGCCCCCGTCCCTGAGCCAAGCGGCGGACGCGTACCCCgtgggctctgccagcccccccCAGGATATATACCAGGTCCCTCCCTCGGTGGGCCAGGCTCAAGACATCTACCAGGTGCCCCCGTCTTTggacagcaggagctgggaagggcaCAAGCCCTCGGGAAAG GTCCTGCTGCCCACCCGCGTGGGGCAGGTGTACGTCTACGACTCCCCCAAGGGTGAGCAGGATGAATACGATTTTCCCCGCCACCTCCACTCCTCGGGCTCCCAGGAGATCTACGACGTGCCGCCCGTCCGCGGCGGGCTCCCCAGCCAGGTCAGCCAGGAG GTCTACGACACCCCCCCGATGGCAGTCAAGGGTCCCAACGGGCAGGACCCGGGGCAAGAAATCTACGACGTCCCCCCCAGCGTGGAGAAGAACCTGCACCAAACC GTCTATGATGTGCCGCCCTCCGTCAGCAAGGACGTGCCGGATGGCCCCGTGCGGGAGGAGACCTACGATGTGCCCCCCGCCTTCGCCAAGCAGAAAGCTTTCGACCCGTCCCGCCACCCCCTCGTCCTCACACAGCAGGAGCCCTACCTGCCGGAGGACGTCTACGACGTGCCGCCAGCGGCCGGGAAATGCGCCCCCGAGCCCTCGCTCTCCCACGAGATCTACGATGTGCCCCCCAGCCTCAAGAAGCTGTCGTCCTTCCCCTCCCAGGAGGTGTATGATGTGCCCCGGGACCTGCACGCCCCCAGCAAGGGCTCCGTGGACACGGAGGGCGAGTACATCTACGACGTCCCGCCGCAGGTGGACCGCGAGGCCAAAGCGGCTGACGGCAAGCGGCTCTCGGCCTCCAGCACGGGCAGCACCCGCAGCAACATCTCCACGTCCTCGCTGGACGTGGTGCCTGTGAAGGAGCAGGCCAAAGGGGCTGGCAAAGAGTTCTCCCTGGACTTGGATGCTGCCATGGAGATGCTGGCCAAACTCCAGCATGGCGTCGGCGGCGCCGTCTCCTACCTCATGTCCTTCATCAGTGCCAACTGGCGCAGCGCTGAGCACATGGAGGCCAATGCTGCCAGCATCCGTGGGGCGGTGGAGGGCGTCCAGGCGGCCCTCCGGGACCTGCTGGAGTTTGCCCGGGGGGCGGTGGGCAACGCCGCCCAGGCCTCGGACCGTTCCCTCTATGCCAAGCtcagcaagcagctgcagaagatgGAGGAGGTGTACCAGGCCCTGGGGAGGCACAGCCAGGCGCTGGATGCGTGCCACTGGGCTCCTAACGCTTTGGTGGGTGGCAAGCCGGGCACGGACGACTTGGAGCTCTTCGTCATGTACTCACGCGGCGTGCCTGACGATACCAAGCAGCTGGCCTCCTTCCTGCACGGCAATGCCTCCCTCCTCTTCAAACGGACAAAGCAGGTGCCCGAGGGCAACGGGCACGGGCCCACGCACCCCTCCGacaaggccagcagcatccagtCAcggcccctgccctccccgcccAAGCTGCTGGCGCAGGAGTCACCCGACGGCCCCTACGAGAACAACGAGAGCGGCTGGATGGAGGATTACGACTACGTTCACCTCCAG GGCAAAGAGGAGTTTGAGAAGACccagaaggagctgctggagaaaggCAACATCATCCGGCAGAGCAAGGACCAGCTGGAGCACCAGCAG CTGAAGCAGTTTGAGcggctggagcaggaggtgaCGCGCCCCATTGACAACGACCTGTCCAACTGGAGCCCACCCCAGCACTACGGcccggcgcggggcggcggggcgctgtGTGCCGCCGACCGCCAGCTCCTCCTCTTCTACCTGGAGCAGTGCGAGGCCAACCTCACCACGCTCACCAACGCCGTTGACGCCTTCTTCACTGCCGTCAGCACCAACCAGCCCCCCAAGATCTTTGTGGCCCACAGCAAGTTCATCATCCTCAGCGCCCACAAGCTCGTCTTCATCGGCGACACGCTGTCCCGCCAGGCCAAGGCCCAGGATGTCCGGCACAAGGTCACACACTACAGCAACCTCCTCTGCGAGATGCTCAAGGAGATCGTGGTCACCACCAAGGCGGCTGCGCTCCACTACCCCTCTCCCGCAGCCTCTAAGGACATGGTGGAGCGCGTCAAGGACCTTGCTAACAGCACGCAGCAGTTCAGGATGGTGCTGGGCCAGCTGGCGGCCATGTGA